In Streptococcus sp. SN-1, a single genomic region encodes these proteins:
- a CDS encoding aromatic acid exporter family protein, with product MSYFKKYKFDKSQFKLGMRTFKTGIAVFLVLLIFGFFGWKGLQIGALTAVFSLRESFDKSVHFGTSRILGNSIGGLYALVFFLLNGFFHEAFWVTLVVVPICTMLTIMTNVAMNNKAGVIGGVAAMLIITLSIPSGETILYVFARVSETFMGVFVAILVNYDIDRIRLFLEKKEK from the coding sequence ATGAGTTATTTTAAAAAATATAAATTCGATAAATCCCAGTTCAAACTTGGTATGCGAACTTTTAAAACAGGTATTGCTGTTTTTCTAGTTCTCTTAATTTTTGGCTTTTTTGGCTGGAAAGGTCTTCAAATCGGTGCTTTGACAGCCGTTTTTAGCTTGAGGGAGAGCTTTGATAAGAGTGTTCATTTTGGGACTTCGCGTATTCTAGGCAATAGTATCGGTGGCCTCTATGCCCTGGTCTTCTTCCTATTAAATGGCTTTTTCCATGAAGCTTTTTGGGTAACTTTAGTAGTTGTTCCAATCTGCACCATGTTAACCATTATGACAAATGTAGCCATGAATAACAAAGCAGGTGTCATAGGTGGTGTAGCAGCTATGTTAATCATTACCTTATCAATTCCGAGTGGAGAAACAATTTTGTACGTATTTGCGCGTGTATCAGAAACGTTCATGGGAGTTTTTGTCGCAATTCTCGTAAATTACGATATTGACCGTATTCGACTCTTTTTAGAGAAAAAAGAAAAATAA
- the pgk gene encoding phosphoglycerate kinase has translation MAKLTVKDVDLKGKKVLVRVDFNVPVKDGVITNDNRITAALPTIKYILEQGGRAILFSHLGRVKEEADKAGKSLAPVAADLAAKLGQDVAFLPGVTRGAELEAAINALEDGQVLLVENTRYEDVDGKKESKNDPELGKYWASLGDGIFVNDAFGTAHRAHASNVGISANVEKAVAGFLLENEIAYIQEAVETPERPFVAILGGSKVSDKIGVIENLLEKADKVLIGGGMTYTFYKAQGIEIGNSLVEEDKLDVAKALLEKANGKLILPVDSKEANAFAGYTEVRDTEGEAVSEGFLGLDIGPKSIAKFDEALTGAKTVVWNGPMGVFENPDFQAGTIGVMDAIVKQPGVKSIIGGGDSAAAAINLGRADKFSWISTGGGASMELLEGKVLPGLAALTEK, from the coding sequence CGTACCTGTAAAAGATGGCGTGATTACCAACGACAACCGTATCACTGCAGCTCTTCCAACTATCAAGTACATCCTTGAACAAGGTGGACGTGCTATCCTCTTCTCTCACCTTGGCCGTGTAAAAGAAGAAGCAGACAAAGCTGGTAAATCACTTGCTCCTGTAGCTGCTGACTTGGCAGCTAAATTGGGTCAAGACGTTGCTTTCCTTCCAGGTGTCACTCGTGGTGCTGAATTGGAAGCAGCGATCAACGCTCTTGAAGATGGACAAGTTCTCTTGGTTGAAAACACTCGTTACGAAGATGTTGACGGCAAGAAAGAATCTAAAAACGATCCTGAACTTGGTAAATATTGGGCATCACTTGGAGATGGTATCTTCGTAAACGATGCATTCGGTACAGCTCACCGTGCACACGCATCTAACGTTGGTATCTCAGCAAACGTTGAAAAAGCAGTTGCTGGTTTCCTTCTTGAAAACGAAATTGCCTACATCCAAGAAGCAGTTGAAACTCCAGAACGTCCATTTGTGGCTATCCTTGGTGGTTCAAAAGTTTCAGACAAGATCGGTGTTATCGAAAACTTGCTTGAAAAAGCTGATAAAGTCCTTATCGGTGGTGGTATGACTTACACATTCTACAAAGCACAAGGTATCGAAATCGGTAACTCACTTGTAGAAGAAGACAAATTGGATGTCGCTAAAGCTCTTCTTGAAAAAGCTAACGGTAAATTGATCTTGCCAGTTGACTCAAAAGAAGCTAATGCATTTGCTGGCTACACTGAAGTGCGTGACACTGAAGGTGAAGCAGTTTCTGAAGGCTTCCTTGGTCTTGACATCGGTCCAAAATCTATCGCTAAATTTGACGAAGCTTTGACTGGTGCCAAAACTGTTGTATGGAACGGACCTATGGGTGTATTTGAAAACCCAGACTTCCAAGCTGGTACAATTGGTGTGATGGACGCTATCGTGAAACAACCAGGCGTTAAATCAATCATTGGTGGTGGTGACTCAGCTGCCGCAGCGATCAACCTTGGCCGTGCAGACAAGTTCTCATGGATCTCTACTGGTGGTGGGGCATCAATGGAACTTCTTGAAGGTAAAGTTCTTCCAGGACTTGCAGCCTTGACAGAAAAATAA